The proteins below are encoded in one region of Pseudonocardia sp. DSM 110487:
- a CDS encoding phosphotriesterase, with amino-acid sequence MTPVPGGVVPTFRGSIRPAEIGPTLIHEHVFVGHPELDLNHPHPEWDLEKAVEEAVAALTRLHDLGIRTVVDLTVLGLGRDVARVARVAERVPVHLVAATGYYTSNVLPPFFRTHGPGRLVDGPDPLVEYFVRDIEEGIAGTGIRAGMIKVVTDEEGFTDDVARVFTAAAEAHRHTGVTVTTHSRPALRNGLDQLAFLRDRGVAPERVVIGHSGDSEDLDYLRRLMDEGATIGMDRFGMEHVLHDDRRVATVLALLRLGYADRMVLSHDAACFSRMTPPSWRAVHAPHWLYENIPRRVQPMLHAGGATEADIHQMIVTNPARLLAPATQNFRRPGAPADLGW; translated from the coding sequence GTGACGCCGGTGCCGGGCGGCGTCGTCCCGACCTTCCGCGGGTCGATCCGGCCCGCGGAAATTGGGCCGACGTTGATCCACGAGCACGTCTTCGTCGGCCACCCCGAGCTCGACCTCAACCACCCGCACCCGGAGTGGGACCTCGAGAAGGCGGTCGAGGAGGCGGTCGCCGCGCTGACCCGCCTCCACGACCTCGGGATCCGCACGGTCGTGGACCTGACCGTGCTCGGCCTGGGACGCGACGTCGCCCGGGTCGCGCGGGTGGCCGAGCGGGTCCCGGTACACCTGGTCGCCGCCACCGGGTACTACACCTCGAACGTGCTGCCGCCGTTCTTCCGGACTCACGGCCCTGGCCGGCTCGTCGACGGTCCCGACCCGCTCGTGGAGTACTTCGTGCGTGACATCGAGGAAGGGATCGCCGGCACTGGCATCAGGGCGGGGATGATCAAGGTCGTCACCGACGAGGAAGGGTTCACCGACGACGTCGCCCGGGTCTTCACCGCGGCGGCCGAGGCCCACCGGCACACCGGCGTCACGGTGACCACGCACAGCCGTCCTGCGCTGCGCAACGGGTTGGACCAGCTGGCGTTCCTCCGGGACCGGGGCGTCGCGCCCGAGCGGGTCGTCATCGGGCACTCCGGCGACAGCGAGGACCTGGACTACCTGCGGCGGCTGATGGACGAGGGCGCCACGATCGGCATGGACCGGTTCGGGATGGAGCACGTCCTGCACGACGACCGCCGGGTCGCCACCGTCCTCGCCCTGCTCCGGCTCGGGTACGCGGACCGGATGGTCCTGTCCCACGACGCCGCGTGCTTCAGCCGGATGACCCCGCCGTCCTGGCGCGCGGTCCACGCACCGCACTGGCTCTACGAGAACATCCCCCGCCGAGTGCAGCCGATGCTGCACGCAGGCGGCGCCACCGAGGCGGACATCCACCAGATGATCGTGACGAACCCGGCCCGACTGCTCGCGCCAGCAACCCAAAACTTCCGACGGCCCGGCGCACCGGCAGACCTCGGCTGGTAG